A region from the Drosophila takahashii strain IR98-3 E-12201 chromosome 2L, DtakHiC1v2, whole genome shotgun sequence genome encodes:
- the LOC108069453 gene encoding repetitive organellar protein-like produces the protein MHYLIVLILFGVYWNNVYARGLDQSESYDTEQRLDTLEDRVLRLETEMGVHQDEETLNRIDLEPSFYSIDTSNTKVGRPVETNHFNEQLEKLEQTFKEEFGDQLAELSSKYEILWEKFSKIEKQVEEQQSEGKNSEFLKGLEQSENPTTTDSEESETKSDETIYDNDLELMKNLKNLENESGTKMAKNFKQIGEKYYHIENNVKLTWVEARDKCSEWGAHLVSLKNEEEWGVITEHLSPEKNYWVDVNDLVKEGEYISDTNSEKAAFLKWDYREPNNLLTTVMREDCVELRSDYYHYMNDINCWQENNFICERPKLSIFDGYFEIA, from the exons ATGCATTACCTTATAGTACTCATCTTGTTTGGCGTGTACTGGAACAATGTCTATGCAAGAGGACTG GACCAATCCGAATCCTACGACACCGAGCAAAGGTTGGACACCTTGGAAGATCGTGTACTCCGCTTAGAAACAGAGATGGGAGTTCATCAAGATGAAGAAACTTTAAACCGAATCGATCTCGAGCCAAGTTTCTATTCAATTGACACTTCGAATACAAAAGTGGGACGTCCGGTAGAAACGAACCATTTTAATGAACAACTCGAAAAATTGGAACAAACATTTAAGGAGGAGTTCGGAGATCAGCTTGCGGAACTATCTTCCAAGTATGAGATCCTTTGGGAAAAATTCTCTAAAATTGAGAAGCAAGTTGAGGAACAGCAAAGTGAAGGCAAGAAttcagaatttttgaaagggTTAGAGCAATCTGAAAATCCGACTACTACTGATAGTGAGGAATCGGAAACAAAGTCGGATGAGACCATTTATGACAATGATCTGGAGTTAatgaaaaacctaaaaaatctAGAGAATGAATCCGGAACAAAGATGGCtaagaattttaaacaaattgggGAAAAGTATTACCACATTGAAAACAATGTTAAGCTAACTTGGGTGGAGGCACGTGATAAATGTAGCGAATGGGGAGCTCATCTGGTTAGTCTTAAAAATGAGGAGGAATGGGGCGTTATCACAGAACACTTAAGTCCGGAAAAAAACTATTGGGTAGATGTCAATGACTTGGTCAAAGAGGGGGAATATATATCTGACACTAACTCGGAAAAAGCAGCCTTCCTGAAATGGGATTATCGAGAACCAAATAATCTCCTTACAACAGTTATGCGGGAAGATTGCGTGGAATTGCGGTCAGACTATTATCACTATATGAACGACATAAACTGTTggcaagaaaacaatttcataTGTGAAAGACCCAAACTTTCCATTTTTGATGGGTATTTTGAAATTGCTTAA
- the LManIII gene encoding lysosomal alpha-mannosidase yields MANFKALAILLALLAFYIIQSEAVCGYESCPETKSNMINIHLVPHSHDDLGWLKTVDQYYYGNKHNIQHAGVQYIFDTVVAELSKDSRRRFIQVETGFFAKWWEDQSETKKQLVKKLVNEGRLEFTGGAWSMNDEAAVNYQSVIDQFAIGLKFLNDNFGVCGRPRVGWQIDAFGHSREQASMFAQMGFDGQFFARMDQNDKNKRVDNLGLEMIWDASETLKELDFFTGMLYNHYSAPPGFCFDSLCQDDPIIDGKSYDNNVKSRVDDFINYASNLAGYYRSDHIMVPMGDDFQYENAYMNYKNMDKLIKYVNERQASGSKYNVVYSTAGCYLNSLHKSLQSWPNKTQDFLPHSHEAKSFWTGFFTSRPTVKRFERDGNHMLQVAKQLSVLADLSSDKQTKDLDYLRQIMGVMQHHDAITGTEKQEVSNDYDRLLYDAILGGANTARDALRLLTNQPEAEFASCLKLNISECALTKESADNIMVTLYNPLAHTSTQYVRVPVKEENYQVTDEKGRVVASELVPVPWQVLALEFRNNDTQHELVFKASVNKIASYYINKVDKEDQATQAKEGEVPMRFKKVHTLKTDTVTHDDGETIVQNSLIKLVIDNKTGRLKTVEMNGVSENIEQTFGMYKTARSCHYIFRQDADLEILEDPFEFTVYEGESVKEVHQQVNEWISQVIRIYEGVNRVELEWLVGPVPIDDELGKEIVTVFQSGISSDGVFYTDSNGREMIRREKDKREDFSPDLSEQPVSGNYYPVTSRMALQDDSRRMVLLNDRSQGGASLESGRLEMMLHRRHIFADGSGAAEAINEQQFGKGLIARGKLYLYLNAIEDGATAAERVAEKEIHLPFWKFFSKTSNILREVSTSLPDFNDFPQSVHLLTLEPYSQNEVLLRLENFLDQTEGNVVSFSLRQIFDDLGGLEIRETTLDGNLPLSDMKRLKFHHDGSGPNPSVPEYFTSLHEPLAVEKSEDASAFSVTLKPMQIRTFIIKKEQV; encoded by the exons ATGGCCAACTTTAAGGCCTTGGCCATCTTGTTGGCCCTACTTGCCTTCTATATCATCCAATCTGAAGCTGTCTGCGGTTATGAG TCATGTCCTGAAACAAAGTCAAATATGATCAATATTCACTTGGTGCCCCACTCCCATGACGATTTGGGTTGGCTAAAAACGGTCGATCAGTACTATTACGGCAATAAGCACAACATTCAGCATGCCGGAGTGCAATATATATTCGATACCGTTGTTGCGGAACTGAGCAAGGACTCCCGTCGCCGATTTATTCAGGTGGAGACCGGTTTCTTCGCCAAGTGGTGGGAGGACCAGTCGGAAACTAAGAAGCAACTGGTCAAGAAGTTGGTGAACGAGGGGCGTCTGGAGTTCACTGGCGGCGCCTGGAGCATGAACGATGAAGCTGCCGTTAATTACCAGAGTGTCATCGATCAGTTCGCCATTGGTTTGAA GTTCCTGAATGACAACTTTGGGGTTTGCGGTCGTCCACGTGTCGGCTGGCAGATCGATGCCTTTGGACACTCCAGGGAGCAGGCCTCTATGTTTGCCCAAATGGGTTTCGACGGCCAGTTCTTTGCACGCATGGATCAGAATGACAAGAACAAGCGAGTGGATAACCTGGGCCTCGAAATGATTTGGGATGCCAGCGAGACCCTGAAGGAACTAGACTTCTTCACCGGCATGCTCTACAATCACTACTCGGCACCTCCTGGCTTCTGTTTTGACTCCCTCTGCCAAGATGATCCCATAATCGATGGAAAGAGTTACGACAACAATGTCAAGTCCCGGGTGGATGATTTCATCAACTATGCCTCTAATCTGGCCGGTTATTATCGCTCCGATCACATAATGGTGCCCATGGGCGATGATTTCCAGTACGAAAATGCCTACATGAACTACAAGAACATGGACAAACTGATCAA gtaTGTCAACGAACGCCAGGCCAGTGGCTCCAAGTACAATGTCGTCTATTCCACTGCAGGATGTTATCTGAATTCCCTGCACAAGAGTCTCCAAAGCTGGCCCAACAAGACCCAGGACTTCCTGCCCCACTCTCACGAGGCAAAGAGCTTCTGGACCGGCTTCTTCACCTCACGTCCCACCGTGAAGCGATTTGAGCGCGATGGCAACCACATGTTGCAGGTGGCCAAGCAATTGAGTGTGCTTGCCGATCTTTCAAGCGACAAGCAAACCAAGGACTTGGACTACCTACGTCAGATCATGGGAGTCATGCAACATCACGATGCCATCACGGGCACTGAGAAGCAGGAGGTGTCCAATGACTACGATCGCCTTTTGTACGATGCCATTTTGGGAGGCGCCAACACCGCCCGCGATGCCCTTCGCCTGCTCACCAACCAGCCAGAGGCAGAGTTTGCAAGTTGCCTAAAGCTGAATATAAGCGAGTGTGCCCTTACCAAAGAAAGTGCTGATAATATAATGGTGACTTTGTACAATCCACTGGCCCACACTTCTACGCAGTATGTTCGAGTGCCGGTGAAGGAGGAGAACTACCAGGTTACCGATGAGAAGGGTCGCGTGGTGGCTTCCGAATTGGTCCCAGTTCCCTGGCAAGTCCTCGCCCTGGAGTTCCGTAATAACGACACTCAGCATGAGTTGGTCTTCAAGGCTTCCGTTAACAAAATTGCCAGCTACTACATCAATAAGGTAGATAAGGAAGACCAGGCCACTCAAGCCAAAGAAGGAGAAGTGCCTATGCGATTCAAAAAGGTGCACACCTTAAAAACTGATACTGTGACCCACGATGACGGCGAAACGATTGTCCAAAATTCT CTTATAAAACTGGTGATTGACAACAAGACAGGCCGGCTAAAGACAGTGGAAATGAACGGAGTTTCCGAAAACATTGAACAGACCTTTGGAATGTACAAGACCGCTCGGTCGTGTCATTACATTTTCCGTCAGGATGCGGACTTGGAAATTCTAGAAGATCCCTTCGAGTTCACCGTGTACGAAGGTGAATCCGTGAAGGAAGTTCATCAGCAGGTGAACGAGTGGATCTCTCAGGTAATTCGCATCTACGAGGGTGTCAACCGAGTGGAGTTGGAATGGCTTGTGGGTCCTGTTCCGATTGACGATGAGCTGGGCAAGGAGATAGTCACCGTGTTCCAGAGTGGAATCTCTTCCGACGGAGTCTTCTACACCGATTCGAATGGTCGTGAAATGATCAGGAGAGAGAAGGACAAGAGGGAGGACTTCAGTCCCGATTTGAGTGAGCAGCCCGTTAGTGGTAACTACTACCCAGTCACCTCGAGGATGGCTCTGCAGGATGATAGCAGGCGAATGGTCCTGCTCAACGATCGATCTCAGGGAGGAGCCAGCTTGGAAAGTGGTCGTTTGGAGATGATGCTGCATCGTCGGCACATTTTCGCCGATGGCTCAGGGGCTGCCGAAGCCATCAATGAACAACAGTTTGGCAAGGGATTAATCGCCCGCGGAAAACTGTATCTCTATCTCAACGCTATTGAAGATGGAGCCACTGCAGCCGAGCGAGTGGCAGAAAAAGAGATTCACCTGCCCTTCTGGAAGTTCTTCAGCAAAACCAGTAATATTCTACGGGAAGTTTCCACATCGTTGCCCGACTTTAATGACTTCCCCCAGTCGGTTCATCTACTCACCCTGGAGCCCTACTCCCAGAATGAAGTTTTGCTGCGATTGGAGAACTTTTTAGATCAAACCGAGGGCAACGTGGTTAGCTTCAGCCTTCGCCAGATCTTTGATGATCTTGGTGGGCTGGAGATTCGGGAAACCACCTTGGATGGCAATCTCCCACTTAGCGATATGAAGCGCCTGAAGTTCCATCACGATGGTTCTGGTCCTAATCCCTCAGTCCCGGAGTATTTTACCAGTCTGCACGAGCCGTTGGCAGTTGAAAAATCAGAGGATGCCTCGGCATTCAGTGTAACGTTAAAACCTATGCAAATTCGCACCTTCATCATTAAAAAGGAGCAAGTCTAA